The following nucleotide sequence is from Cyanobacteriota bacterium.
GTAATTCGATTCATCTGGCAACAAACTCAAGGCACAATACCAATCGTTGGTGTGGGCGGCATTTTTAACGCAGACGATGCCTGGGAAAAAATTACTGCTGGCGCTAGCCTAATTCAACTGTACACAGGCTGGGTATATGAAGGCCCTTGGATAATACGGCGAATTCTATCCGGACTGCTGCAAAAACTGGAGATACACGGATTAGAATCTCTAACCAACGCAGTCGGACTCAATTGTTGATGTGCCTCGGCTTGAGAGTTTTTCATCGACCTTGCAGTTCTTGACTGTCGCTTATTCCATCAAAGGTTTATACTGGGTTTCAACTAGATATTTAGTATCCGTTGTATGTGCAATGCTGCATTTAGCCAAAGTCTTAGGTCAAAAATCATCGGGCAGTGCAGAGCTTCAACTGTTGGCATATCAACAACCGGATACAACTTGGCACGTTATCGGTCAAGTTAAGTCTGAAGCACTATCCATAGAAATGCCCTCGGAAAAGGTGTCCTACGGTGAAGGGACACTAGTGGTGATTGAATTGTCAGATGACAACAAGGTGAGGAGTATTCAAGATGCCACTGACTGGATTCTTGATATGCTGGCCATGCCGACATTTCTTCAGCAAGAAATTGAGCGATTAGAGGCATGGCGACAGTCCCTTACACTAGAAAGCCAAGAGCTAGCACGTCGTAACCTGGAGGTTGAAGCCCGCTTAGAACATATTCAAGCTTTAGAAGAAAGCCTACGCAAAGAGCGTAAAAGTCAACAAGTTTGAAGAATCTTGGCCAGCATTGCTTGAAATTGCTCAAATCCATAGATGTTAATAACCCGCTGGCGCAGGGCTTCTGCCTGATATAGCAATGGGTGAGGGTATGTTCCTTGTAGCAGCCTGGTTAATGCGTGGGCAATAGCGTCAACATCGTCTGGATTTACTAACACACCTAGCTCACCACGGCACAGGGCATCGATCGCCCCGTCTTGGTTTCCCCCCAGAGTGGGCTTGCCACAAGCGAGTGCTTCTAGATACACAATGCCAAAACCTTCCCCCTTGCTAGGCATGGCAAATACATCACACAGATTGTAGTGATCGGTCAGTTCGTCGTCAGGAACAAATCCAGTCAGCGTTACACAGTCTTGTAAGCCTAACTGTTGAATCAAGGACTCAACGCGGGGGCGATCATTCCCCTTGCCCACCAGCACATAGTGAGCCTGGGGTAGTTGCTGCCGTATCGCTGGCATTGCCCGCAGAATCTGATCATACCCCTTGTATCGCTCTTGGCTGTCTAACCGAGCTACGGTGAGAATAATGCAGTGGTAGGGTGATAAATTATACCTGTGTAACAAGGACTTTGGTTTTGGTGCAATATGAAATCGGCTGGGATCAAAGGTATTCGGGAGCAATACAACATGATTAGGGTCAAGAGGTTGCTCCTTCAGTAGTCGATTGCGTGTATAAGAGCTAACGGCTAGAATGCGATCAGCATTTTGCAATGCAGTCCTCAGGACTGGACGTTGAATATTCCACGCCTCTACACCGTGAGCAACTGTCCAGTAGGGAATACCTAGCCATTGTTTTAGCCAATAAGCAACTGGTGTGAAATTTAAGTGTGTGGTGATAATCAAATGGGGACGCTGTTGAATAGCTGCAACCAACAATTGCAGAGCATAGACTGGAGTACGTAATGGGAGTGGTGCTCTTCCTGCAAACTGAAAAGTAGTCGTTGGCATGAAAGGGTGATGAGCAGGCGCTTGTCGATCATGCTTTAACAACACTCGATAGTTCCACTCTGGGCATAGAGCTTGCAGTGCCTGGAGGAAAAACTGAGAGTAGGTCTGGATCCCACCCTTGAATTCAAACATGTTAGGAATCCAG
It contains:
- a CDS encoding glycosyltransferase; amino-acid sequence: MFEFKGGIQTYSQFFLQALQALCPEWNYRVLLKHDRQAPAHHPFMPTTTFQFAGRAPLPLRTPVYALQLLVAAIQQRPHLIITTHLNFTPVAYWLKQWLGIPYWTVAHGVEAWNIQRPVLRTALQNADRILAVSSYTRNRLLKEQPLDPNHVVLLPNTFDPSRFHIAPKPKSLLHRYNLSPYHCIILTVARLDSQERYKGYDQILRAMPAIRQQLPQAHYVLVGKGNDRPRVESLIQQLGLQDCVTLTGFVPDDELTDHYNLCDVFAMPSKGEGFGIVYLEALACGKPTLGGNQDGAIDALCRGELGVLVNPDDVDAIAHALTRLLQGTYPHPLLYQAEALRQRVINIYGFEQFQAMLAKILQTC